In a genomic window of Mycolicibacter heraklionensis:
- the rpmA gene encoding 50S ribosomal protein L27: MAHKKGASSSRNGRDSNAQRLGVKRFGGQVVKAGEILVRQRGTHFHPGVNVGRGGDDTLFATAPGAVEFGVKRGRKLINIVPVARD, from the coding sequence ATGGCACACAAAAAGGGCGCTTCCAGCTCACGTAACGGGCGCGACTCCAACGCCCAGCGGCTCGGGGTCAAGCGGTTCGGCGGCCAGGTCGTCAAGGCCGGCGAGATTTTGGTGCGGCAGCGCGGCACCCACTTCCACCCCGGCGTCAACGTCGGGCGCGGCGGCGACGACACCCTGTTCGCCACGGCACCCGGTGCGGTCGAGTTCGGTGTGAAGCGTGGCCGCAAGTTGATCAACATCGTGCCTGTCGCCCGCGACTAG
- a CDS encoding DUF4233 domain-containing protein: protein MTDQPDAPDPWRGFRGVMAATLILESITVLLALPVVSVVGGGLTPFSLTYLLGLALVLLLFAGIQGRSWAIWANLALQLVLVAGFVVYPGVGIMGLVFTAVWALIAYFRAVVLRRS from the coding sequence ATGACCGACCAGCCAGACGCCCCCGACCCGTGGCGGGGTTTTCGCGGCGTAATGGCCGCGACGCTGATACTCGAGTCCATCACGGTGCTGTTGGCTCTCCCGGTGGTCAGCGTCGTCGGGGGTGGCCTGACACCCTTCTCGCTGACGTATCTGCTCGGCCTGGCGCTGGTGTTGCTGCTGTTCGCCGGGATCCAGGGCCGCAGCTGGGCGATCTGGGCCAATCTGGCGCTGCAGTTGGTGCTGGTGGCCGGGTTCGTGGTGTACCCAGGCGTGGGCATCATGGGCCTGGTGTTCACCGCGGTGTGGGCGTTGATCGCCTATTTCCGTGCGGTGGTGTTGCGACGCTCGTGA
- a CDS encoding Rne/Rng family ribonuclease, translated as MADPSLFKGPDSDVSAGPSEHEELPDRLRVHSLARVLGTTSRRVLDALTELDGRARSAHSSVDRVEAVRVRDLLDSIAEPAVAGLFQEAGEAADAGDAGEVPDEPESRLLLETAPEPAVARADYMPLFVAPQPVAFERAVPRDVDVDTDDDSDDYGDDDLGGAEADAETDADDENGDRPANRRRRRGRRGRGRGRGSEGAAAEDADDETEDDDSAAESDEAADADDAADEEGGSAEEAGNRRRRRRRRRKAGTGEDDDTGSSDDPPNTVVHERAPRAKTSRSAKADRGTGDDEIQGITGSTRLEAKRQRRRDGRDAGRRRPPILSEAEFLARREAVERRMVVRDRVRTEPPHQGARYTQIAVLEDGVMVEHFVTSAASTSLVGNVYLGIVQNVLPSMEAAFVDIGRGRNGVLYAGEVNWEAAGLGGANRKIEQALKPGDYVVVQVSKDPIGHKGARLTTQVSLAGRYLVYVPGASSTGISRKLPDTERQRLKEILREVVPADAGVIIRTASEGVKEEDIRADVERLQERWSQIEATAAETKGKAAGAAVALYEEPDVLVKVIRDLFNEDFSELVVSGDEAWATINEYVGSVAPELVPKLTRYQPPTGPEGQAGPDVFAVHRIDEQLAKALDRKVWLPSGGTLVIDRTEAMTVVDVNTGKFTGSGGNLEETVTKNNLEAAEEIVRQLRLRDIGGIIVIDFIDMVLESNRDLVLRRLTEALGRDRTRHQVSEVTSLGLVQLTRKRLGTGLIEAFSTSCQHCAGRGIMLHGDPVDSAAPGRKSESGGSSTSRRSKRSKKPKVDEPAVAKVPVHTPGDHPMFKAMAAASDRHDESDDEHETAPDADELLVEQGAEGAEEAEGTDEVASEDLDSDEDLTDAEDDTDDEDEDVDEEDVDDEDVDDEDADDEDVDEVDLDDDDDEDFDDDLDVIDESDEEDSDDAEDAEDSEDFEEPEAPVAVVERPRRRRAAARPAGPPI; from the coding sequence GTGGCAGACCCCTCTCTTTTTAAAGGCCCCGATTCAGACGTATCAGCAGGGCCGAGCGAACACGAGGAGTTGCCCGATCGCCTGCGGGTGCACTCGCTGGCGCGGGTTCTGGGCACCACCAGCCGGCGGGTCCTGGATGCTCTGACCGAGCTGGATGGCCGGGCGCGCAGCGCGCACTCCAGCGTGGACCGTGTCGAGGCGGTGCGAGTCCGCGACCTGCTGGACTCGATCGCCGAACCCGCTGTCGCCGGGCTCTTCCAGGAGGCCGGCGAGGCAGCGGACGCTGGGGATGCCGGCGAGGTCCCCGACGAACCCGAGTCCCGGCTGCTGCTGGAGACGGCACCGGAGCCGGCCGTCGCGCGGGCTGACTACATGCCGTTGTTCGTCGCGCCGCAGCCGGTCGCCTTTGAGCGTGCGGTGCCTCGCGACGTCGACGTCGATACCGACGACGACTCGGACGACTATGGCGACGACGACCTCGGCGGTGCTGAGGCCGACGCCGAGACCGACGCCGACGACGAGAACGGAGACCGGCCCGCCAACCGGCGCCGCCGCCGCGGTCGCCGTGGCCGTGGCCGGGGCCGCGGGTCCGAGGGTGCTGCCGCCGAGGACGCCGACGACGAGACCGAGGACGACGACTCCGCCGCGGAATCGGACGAGGCCGCCGACGCCGACGACGCCGCCGACGAAGAGGGCGGTTCGGCCGAGGAGGCCGGCAACCGCCGTCGTCGCCGCCGCCGTCGGCGCAAGGCCGGGACCGGCGAGGACGACGACACCGGGTCGTCGGACGACCCGCCCAACACCGTCGTGCACGAACGGGCCCCGCGCGCCAAGACCAGCCGGTCTGCCAAGGCCGACCGGGGCACCGGCGACGACGAGATCCAGGGCATCACCGGCTCGACACGGCTGGAGGCCAAGCGGCAGCGTCGCCGCGACGGCCGCGACGCCGGGCGGCGTCGTCCGCCGATTTTGAGCGAGGCCGAGTTCCTGGCCCGCCGCGAGGCCGTCGAACGCCGCATGGTGGTCCGCGACCGGGTCCGGACCGAGCCGCCGCACCAGGGCGCGCGCTACACCCAGATCGCCGTGCTGGAAGACGGCGTGATGGTCGAGCACTTCGTGACCTCGGCCGCGTCGACGTCATTGGTGGGCAACGTCTACCTGGGCATCGTGCAGAACGTGCTGCCGTCGATGGAGGCCGCGTTCGTCGACATCGGCCGGGGCCGCAACGGCGTGCTGTACGCCGGTGAGGTGAACTGGGAGGCCGCCGGACTCGGTGGCGCCAACCGCAAGATCGAGCAGGCGCTCAAACCCGGCGACTACGTCGTGGTGCAGGTCAGCAAGGACCCCATCGGGCACAAGGGCGCCCGCCTGACCACGCAGGTCTCGCTGGCCGGCCGTTACCTGGTGTACGTGCCGGGTGCGTCGTCGACCGGGATCAGTCGCAAGCTGCCCGACACCGAGCGTCAGCGGCTCAAGGAGATCCTGCGCGAGGTGGTGCCCGCCGACGCCGGCGTGATCATCCGCACCGCGTCGGAGGGTGTCAAAGAAGAAGACATCCGCGCCGACGTGGAACGCCTGCAGGAACGCTGGAGCCAGATCGAGGCCACCGCGGCCGAGACCAAGGGGAAAGCGGCCGGGGCCGCGGTGGCGCTCTACGAAGAGCCCGACGTGCTGGTCAAGGTGATCCGGGACCTGTTCAACGAGGACTTCTCCGAGTTGGTGGTCTCCGGTGACGAGGCCTGGGCCACGATCAATGAGTACGTGGGCTCGGTGGCCCCCGAGCTGGTGCCGAAGCTGACCCGCTACCAGCCCCCCACAGGTCCGGAGGGCCAGGCCGGTCCGGACGTGTTCGCCGTGCACCGCATCGACGAGCAGCTGGCCAAGGCGCTGGACCGCAAGGTTTGGCTGCCCTCGGGCGGCACGCTGGTCATCGACCGGACCGAGGCGATGACGGTGGTCGACGTCAACACCGGCAAGTTCACCGGCTCCGGGGGCAACCTCGAGGAGACGGTGACCAAGAACAACCTGGAGGCCGCCGAGGAGATCGTGCGGCAGCTTCGCCTCCGTGACATCGGCGGCATCATCGTCATCGACTTCATCGACATGGTGCTGGAGTCCAACCGCGACCTGGTGCTGCGCCGGCTGACCGAGGCGCTGGGCCGCGACCGCACCCGCCACCAGGTTTCGGAGGTGACGTCGCTGGGTCTGGTACAGCTGACCCGCAAACGCCTGGGCACCGGGCTCATCGAGGCGTTCTCGACCTCGTGTCAACACTGCGCTGGGCGCGGCATCATGCTGCACGGCGACCCGGTGGACTCGGCCGCGCCGGGACGCAAGTCTGAATCGGGCGGCAGCAGCACCAGCCGCCGCAGCAAGCGCTCGAAGAAGCCGAAGGTCGACGAGCCGGCGGTCGCCAAGGTTCCGGTGCACACGCCCGGTGACCACCCGATGTTCAAGGCGATGGCGGCGGCCAGCGACCGGCACGACGAGTCGGACGACGAGCACGAGACCGCACCCGACGCCGATGAGCTGTTGGTCGAGCAGGGCGCCGAAGGCGCCGAGGAGGCCGAGGGCACCGACGAGGTCGCTTCGGAGGACCTGGACTCCGACGAGGACCTCACCGACGCCGAGGACGACACAGACGACGAAGACGAAGACGTCGATGAGGAAGACGTCGACGACGAGGATGTCGACGACGAAGACGCCGACGACGAGGATGTCGACGAAGTCGATCTCGACGACGATGACGACGAGGACTTCGACGACGACCTGGATGTCATCGACGAGTCCGATGAAGAAGACTCCGACGATGCTGAGGACGCGGAGGACTCCGAGGACTTTGAGGAGCCCGAGGCGCCGGTCGCGGTGGTCGAGCGTCCGCGACGTCGGCGTGCGGCGGCCCGACCGGCCGGGCCACCGATCTAA
- the rplU gene encoding 50S ribosomal protein L21 — protein sequence MATYAIVKTGGKQYKVAVGDVLKVEKIESEPGSSVSLPVALVVDGATVTTDAAKLAKVAVTGEILEHTKGPKIRIHKFKNKTGYHKRQGHRQQLTVLKVTGIK from the coding sequence ATGGCGACGTACGCAATCGTCAAAACCGGCGGCAAGCAGTACAAGGTTGCCGTCGGTGACGTGCTCAAGGTCGAGAAGATCGAGTCCGAGCCGGGATCGTCGGTCTCGCTGCCGGTCGCGCTGGTCGTGGACGGTGCCACCGTCACCACCGACGCCGCCAAGCTGGCGAAGGTCGCCGTCACCGGCGAGATCCTGGAGCACACCAAGGGCCCCAAGATCCGCATCCACAAGTTCAAGAACAAGACCGGCTACCACAAGCGGCAGGGTCACCGTCAGCAGCTGACCGTGCTCAAGGTCACCGGAATCAAGTAG
- the ndk gene encoding nucleoside-diphosphate kinase: MTERTLVLIKPDGVNRRLVGEIISRIEKKGLTLAALELRPVQQAVARQHYGEHEGKAFFASLLDFITSGPVVAAVVEGPRAIEAFRQLAGGTDPVAKAIPGTIRGDFGLETQFNLVHGSDSPESAEREIALWFPDLKSSAPTAPMTLA, translated from the coding sequence ATGACTGAGCGGACTTTGGTGCTGATCAAGCCGGACGGCGTGAACCGTCGGCTGGTGGGCGAGATCATCAGCCGGATCGAGAAGAAGGGCCTGACGTTGGCGGCCCTGGAACTGCGGCCGGTGCAGCAGGCCGTGGCCCGGCAGCACTACGGCGAGCATGAGGGCAAGGCGTTTTTCGCTTCCCTGCTGGATTTCATCACCTCAGGTCCCGTGGTCGCCGCCGTGGTGGAAGGACCGCGCGCGATCGAGGCGTTCCGGCAGCTCGCCGGTGGCACCGACCCGGTGGCCAAGGCCATCCCGGGCACCATCCGCGGTGATTTCGGTCTGGAGACCCAGTTCAACCTGGTGCACGGCTCGGACTCACCGGAGTCGGCCGAGCGTGAGATCGCGCTGTGGTTCCCCGACTTGAAGTCATCGGCGCCGACGGCTCCGATGACACTGGCCTGA